A stretch of the Papaver somniferum cultivar HN1 chromosome 6, ASM357369v1, whole genome shotgun sequence genome encodes the following:
- the LOC113291165 gene encoding thymocyte nuclear protein 1-like, with amino-acid sequence MENLYDVLLKDSRLVLERKSQILCSLSNKRGRDGDEEEKEKQFWLLKTEPGEWSWEDQFANGGISKWDGVKNKQAQKYMKSMKVGDFCFFYHSGNKSRKLVGIVSVIKEWYFTDKGEDKEGAVDVKEVGGMNKPIDLKEMKLEEGLKGFLLFKQPRLSVVPVPKNVWDKICEIGGGFTEEEKEEEATNVWIN; translated from the coding sequence CGGAAGAGTCAAATCTTGTGCAGCTTATCAAACAAGAGAGGGAGAGATGGTGACGAAGAGGAGAAAGAAAAGCAGTTCTGGTTACTCAAGACAGAACCAGGAGAATGGTCGTGGGAAGATCAATTTGCAAATGGAGGAATATCAAAATGGGATGGAGTGAAAAATAAACAAGCTCAGAAGTATATGAAATCAATGAAAGTAggtgatttttgtttcttttaccaTTCAGGAAATAAATCTCGTAAGTTAGTTGGTATTGTATCTGTAATCAAAGAATGGTATTTTACGGATAAGGGAGAAGACAAAGAAGGAGCTGTAGATGTTAAAGAAGTTGGTGGCATGAATAAACCTATTGACCTAAAAGAGATGAAACTGGAAGAAGGTTTAAAAGGGTTTCTGCTGTTCAAGCAACCCAGGTTATCAGTTGTTCCTGTTCCTAAGAATGTTTGGGATAAAAtttgtgaaattggtggtgggttcactgaagaagaaaaagaggaagaagcAACTAATGTGTGGATAAATTAG